In Triticum urartu cultivar G1812 chromosome 6, Tu2.1, whole genome shotgun sequence, the following proteins share a genomic window:
- the LOC125514869 gene encoding 7-deoxyloganetin glucosyltransferase-like isoform X1, producing the protein MGSMGPAAGKPHAVCLPYPAQGHITPMLNVAKLLHARGFHVTFVNTEYNHARLIRSRGLAAVAGLPGFRFATIPDGLPPSDDDDVTQDIPALCKSTTETCLGPFRSLLARLNDPAAGHPLVTCVVSDVVMGFSMEAANELGLTYVQLWTASAISYLGYRHYRLLIGRGIVPLKGTYAEQLTNGYLDMPVEDVPGLRSMRLRDFPSFIRTTDPDEYIVHYVLRETERTAGASAVILNSFADLEGESVEAMEALGLPKVYTLGPLPLLAREEPPTPRSAINLSLWKEQEECLQWLEGREPGSVVYVNFGSITVMTSAQMVEFAWGLAQSGKQFMWIVRRDLVRGDAAVLPEEFLAETAGRGLMASWCPQQEVLDHPAVGAFLTHSGWNSALESLCGGVPVISWPFFADQQTNCRYQCNEWGVGMEIDSNVRRDAVAGLITEIMEGEKGKGMRKRAAQWKDSAVKAAMPGGSSHRNFDGLVRDVLLPKN; encoded by the exons ATGGGTTCGATGGGGCCCGCCGCCGGGAAGCCGCACGCGGTGTGCCTGCCGTACCCGGCGCAGGGGCACATCACCCCGATGCTCAACGTCGCCAAGCTGCTCCACGCCCGGGGCTTCCACGTCACCTTCGTCAACACCGAGTACAACCACGCGCGTCTCATCCGCTCCCGCGGCCTCGCCGCCGTGGCCGGCCTCCCGGGCTTCCGCTTCGCCACCATCCCCGACGGCCTGCCGCCGTCCGACGACGACGACGTCACGCAGGACATCCCGGCGCTCTGCAAGTCCACCACGGAGACCTGCCTCGGGCCCTTCCGCAGCCTTCTCGCCCGGCTCAACGACCCCGCCGCGGGCCACCCGCTGGTCACCTGCGTCGTCTCCGACGTCGTCATGGGCTTCTCCATGGAGGCTGCCAACGAGCTCGGCCTCACCTACGTCCAGCTCTGGACCGCCAGCGCCATCAGCTACCTCGGGTACCGCCACTACCGCCTCCTCATCGGCCGGGGCATCGTCCCACTCAAAGGTACAT ATGCCGAGCAGCTGACGAACGGATACCTTGACATGCCGGTGGAAGACGTGCCTGGCCTGAGGAGCATGAGGCTCAGGGACTTCCCGTCCTTCATACGCACCACTGACCCGGACGAGTACATAGTGCACTACGTCCTAAGGGAGACGGAGCGCACGGCCGGCGCGTCTGCCGTCATCCTCAACAGCTTCGCCGACCTGGAGGGCGAGTCGGTGGAGGCCATGGAGGCGCTCGGCCTGCCCAAGGTGTATACGCTCGGCCCTCTCCCGCTGCTGGCGCGCGAGGAGCCGCCCACGCCGCGCTCCGCCATCAACCTCAGCCTGTGGAAGGAGCAGGAGGAGTGCCTGCAGTGGCTGGAAGGCAGGGAGCCCGGCTCCGTCGTGTACGTCAACTTCGGCAGCATCACCGTCATGACCAGCGCGCAGATGGTGGAGTTCGCGTGGGGGCTGGCGCAGAGCGGGAAGCAGTTCATGTGGATCGTCCGCCGAGACCTGGTGAGGGGCGACGCCGCCGTGCTCCCCGAGGAGTTCCTGGCCGAGACGGCGGGGCGCGGGCTCATGGCGTCCTGGTGCCCGCAGCAGGAGGTGCTGGACCACCCCGCCGTGGGCGCCTTCCTAACGCACAGCGGCTGGAACTCGGCCCTGGAGAGCTTGTGCGGCGGCGTGCCGGTGATCAGCTGGCCTTTCTTCGCCGACCAGCAGACCAACTGCAGGTACCAGTGCAACGAGTGGGGCGTCGGCATGGAGATCGATAGCAACGTCCGGCGCGATGCCGTCGCGGGACTTATCACGGAGATCATGGAAGGGGAGAAGGGGAAGGGGATGAGGAAGAGAGCGGCGCAGTGGAAGGACAGCGCGGTCAAGGCGGCCATGCCTGGCGGCTCGTCTCACCGCAACTTCGACGGGCTGGTCCGCGACGTGCTCCTGCCCAAGAACTAG
- the LOC125514869 gene encoding 7-deoxyloganetin glucosyltransferase-like isoform X2 encodes MGSMGPAAGKPHAVCLPYPAQGHITPMLNVAKLLHARGFHVTFVNTEYNHARLIRSRGLAAVAGLPGFRFATIPDGLPPSDDDDVTQDIPALCKSTTETCLGPFRSLLARLNDPAAGHPLVTCVVSDVVMGFSMEAANELGLTYVQLWTASAISYLGYRHYRLLIGRGIVPLKDAEQLTNGYLDMPVEDVPGLRSMRLRDFPSFIRTTDPDEYIVHYVLRETERTAGASAVILNSFADLEGESVEAMEALGLPKVYTLGPLPLLAREEPPTPRSAINLSLWKEQEECLQWLEGREPGSVVYVNFGSITVMTSAQMVEFAWGLAQSGKQFMWIVRRDLVRGDAAVLPEEFLAETAGRGLMASWCPQQEVLDHPAVGAFLTHSGWNSALESLCGGVPVISWPFFADQQTNCRYQCNEWGVGMEIDSNVRRDAVAGLITEIMEGEKGKGMRKRAAQWKDSAVKAAMPGGSSHRNFDGLVRDVLLPKN; translated from the exons ATGGGTTCGATGGGGCCCGCCGCCGGGAAGCCGCACGCGGTGTGCCTGCCGTACCCGGCGCAGGGGCACATCACCCCGATGCTCAACGTCGCCAAGCTGCTCCACGCCCGGGGCTTCCACGTCACCTTCGTCAACACCGAGTACAACCACGCGCGTCTCATCCGCTCCCGCGGCCTCGCCGCCGTGGCCGGCCTCCCGGGCTTCCGCTTCGCCACCATCCCCGACGGCCTGCCGCCGTCCGACGACGACGACGTCACGCAGGACATCCCGGCGCTCTGCAAGTCCACCACGGAGACCTGCCTCGGGCCCTTCCGCAGCCTTCTCGCCCGGCTCAACGACCCCGCCGCGGGCCACCCGCTGGTCACCTGCGTCGTCTCCGACGTCGTCATGGGCTTCTCCATGGAGGCTGCCAACGAGCTCGGCCTCACCTACGTCCAGCTCTGGACCGCCAGCGCCATCAGCTACCTCGGGTACCGCCACTACCGCCTCCTCATCGGCCGGGGCATCGTCCCACTCAAAG ATGCCGAGCAGCTGACGAACGGATACCTTGACATGCCGGTGGAAGACGTGCCTGGCCTGAGGAGCATGAGGCTCAGGGACTTCCCGTCCTTCATACGCACCACTGACCCGGACGAGTACATAGTGCACTACGTCCTAAGGGAGACGGAGCGCACGGCCGGCGCGTCTGCCGTCATCCTCAACAGCTTCGCCGACCTGGAGGGCGAGTCGGTGGAGGCCATGGAGGCGCTCGGCCTGCCCAAGGTGTATACGCTCGGCCCTCTCCCGCTGCTGGCGCGCGAGGAGCCGCCCACGCCGCGCTCCGCCATCAACCTCAGCCTGTGGAAGGAGCAGGAGGAGTGCCTGCAGTGGCTGGAAGGCAGGGAGCCCGGCTCCGTCGTGTACGTCAACTTCGGCAGCATCACCGTCATGACCAGCGCGCAGATGGTGGAGTTCGCGTGGGGGCTGGCGCAGAGCGGGAAGCAGTTCATGTGGATCGTCCGCCGAGACCTGGTGAGGGGCGACGCCGCCGTGCTCCCCGAGGAGTTCCTGGCCGAGACGGCGGGGCGCGGGCTCATGGCGTCCTGGTGCCCGCAGCAGGAGGTGCTGGACCACCCCGCCGTGGGCGCCTTCCTAACGCACAGCGGCTGGAACTCGGCCCTGGAGAGCTTGTGCGGCGGCGTGCCGGTGATCAGCTGGCCTTTCTTCGCCGACCAGCAGACCAACTGCAGGTACCAGTGCAACGAGTGGGGCGTCGGCATGGAGATCGATAGCAACGTCCGGCGCGATGCCGTCGCGGGACTTATCACGGAGATCATGGAAGGGGAGAAGGGGAAGGGGATGAGGAAGAGAGCGGCGCAGTGGAAGGACAGCGCGGTCAAGGCGGCCATGCCTGGCGGCTCGTCTCACCGCAACTTCGACGGGCTGGTCCGCGACGTGCTCCTGCCCAAGAACTAG
- the LOC125514871 gene encoding protein MAIN-LIKE 2-like isoform X1 has product MDTNGCFSDLLWMPHSQHKISKTWENPNICLNVRCHRVGIPFDPLCTSALENLGFYQIAKMRKINVDKYLISALVERWRPETNSFHLPAGEMTITLQDVSCLWGLPIHGKPLVGKAYAQWSEIVERLLGIPVDEQHMKQKKRRKGDDNAVVRNSQYSLNLGKLRERFHVLPDNPMDREINWHARALVLEILGSIVFTDTSGDGVPAMYLQFMQDLGQPTEYNWGAAALALLYRQLSIGAEKERLEISGPLLLLQLWSWSHLPLGRPKVIFEKPKEGEELDEEEEEQEVHLDYNPVFGAKWCAAHAFDVPHNAGIAFSSPNLCWHNLFYDKQFYQLANEIYRY; this is encoded by the exons ATGGATACAAATGGATGTTTCAGTGATTTGCTATGGATGCCTCACAGCCAACACAAAATATCCAAAACTTGGGAAAAT CCTAACATTTGCTTGAATGTACGGTGTCATCGTGTTGGCATCCCATTTGACCCCCTATGTACATCAGCTTTAGAGAACCTTGGTTTTTATCAGATTGCTAAGATGAGGAAAATCAATGTCGACAAATATTTGATATCGGCATTGGTGGAGCGTTGGCGGCCCGAGACAAACAGTTTTCACTTACCTGCAGGAGAAATGACCATTACGTTGCAAGATGTCAGTTGTTTGTGGGGGTTGCCTATCCATGGTAAACCACTTGTTGGAAAAGCTTATGCACAGTGGTCAGAAATAGTTGAGAGGTTGCTTGGGATTCCTGTGGATGAACAACACATGAAACAAAAGAAAAGGCGAAAAGGTGATGATAATGCTGTTGTGAGGAATTCACAATACTCTCTAAATCTGGGTAAACTGCGGGAACGCTTCCATGTGTTGCCGGATAATCCAATGGACAGGGAGATTAATTGGCATGCTCGAGCACTTGTTCTAGAAATTCTTGGCTCCATAGTCTTTACTGATACATCTGGAGATGGAGTGCCAGCTATGTATCTCCAATTTATGCAGGATTTAGGACAACCAACAGAGTATAATTGGGGAGCAGCTGCTCTTGCTCTATTGTATAGACAATTGAGCATAGGTGCTGAGAAGGAGAGACTAGAAATTTCAGGTCCTTTATTGCTGCTACAGTTATGGTCTTGGTCCCATTTGCCACTTGGTCGCCCTAAAGTTATTTTTGAGAAGCCCAAAGAAGGAGAGGAACttgatgaagaggaagaagaacaagaagtACACTTGGATTATAACCCTGTTTTTGGAGCAAAGTGGTGTGCTGCACATGCGTTTGATGTCCCTCATAATGCTGGTATTGCATTCTCCTCACCAAATTTGTGTTGGCATAATTTGTTTTATGACAAACAATTTTATCAACTTGCAAATGAAATATATAGGTACTGA
- the LOC125514871 gene encoding protein MAIN-LIKE 2-like isoform X2, with protein sequence MDTNGCFSDLLWMPHSQHKISKTWENPNICLNVRCHRVGIPFDPLCTSALENLGFYQIAKMRKINVDKYLISALVERWRPETNSFHLPAGEMTITLQDVSCLWGLPIHGKPLVGKAYAQWSEIVERLLGIPVDEQHMKQKKRRKGDDNAVVRNSQYSLNLGKLRERFHVLPDNPMDREINWHARALVLEILGSIVFTDTSGDGVPAMYLQFMQDLGQPTEYNWGAAALALLYRQLSIGAEKERLEISGPLLLLQLWSWSHLPLGRPKVIFEKPKEGEELDEEEEEQEVHLDYNPVFGAKWCAAHAFDVPHNAGTEYY encoded by the exons ATGGATACAAATGGATGTTTCAGTGATTTGCTATGGATGCCTCACAGCCAACACAAAATATCCAAAACTTGGGAAAAT CCTAACATTTGCTTGAATGTACGGTGTCATCGTGTTGGCATCCCATTTGACCCCCTATGTACATCAGCTTTAGAGAACCTTGGTTTTTATCAGATTGCTAAGATGAGGAAAATCAATGTCGACAAATATTTGATATCGGCATTGGTGGAGCGTTGGCGGCCCGAGACAAACAGTTTTCACTTACCTGCAGGAGAAATGACCATTACGTTGCAAGATGTCAGTTGTTTGTGGGGGTTGCCTATCCATGGTAAACCACTTGTTGGAAAAGCTTATGCACAGTGGTCAGAAATAGTTGAGAGGTTGCTTGGGATTCCTGTGGATGAACAACACATGAAACAAAAGAAAAGGCGAAAAGGTGATGATAATGCTGTTGTGAGGAATTCACAATACTCTCTAAATCTGGGTAAACTGCGGGAACGCTTCCATGTGTTGCCGGATAATCCAATGGACAGGGAGATTAATTGGCATGCTCGAGCACTTGTTCTAGAAATTCTTGGCTCCATAGTCTTTACTGATACATCTGGAGATGGAGTGCCAGCTATGTATCTCCAATTTATGCAGGATTTAGGACAACCAACAGAGTATAATTGGGGAGCAGCTGCTCTTGCTCTATTGTATAGACAATTGAGCATAGGTGCTGAGAAGGAGAGACTAGAAATTTCAGGTCCTTTATTGCTGCTACAGTTATGGTCTTGGTCCCATTTGCCACTTGGTCGCCCTAAAGTTATTTTTGAGAAGCCCAAAGAAGGAGAGGAACttgatgaagaggaagaagaacaagaagtACACTTGGATTATAACCCTGTTTTTGGAGCAAAGTGGTGTGCTGCACATGCGTTTGATGTCCCTCATAATGCTG GTACTGAATATTATTGA